Part of the Subtercola frigoramans genome, GTTCGGCCTCCGGCAGCAGGTACCACTCGTACGAGCGAACGAAGGGGTAGACCGTGACCCAGCTCTGCGGTGGCTTGCCGAGCATGAACGAGGGCATGTGGCGCTTGTTGAACTCGGCATCGCGGTGCACGCCCATGGCATTCCACACCGGCAGGAGCCCGGTGAACAGGGCCGTGCGGCGAAGCTGGCGAAGGGCCCACTGGAGCGTCTCTGGAACGCTGCCGTGAATCCAGACCATGATGTCGGCGTCGGCACGGAGGCCAGAGACGTCGTAGAAACCACGGAGGGTCACCTCTTCGCTCTCGATGCTCAGAACAGCGTCGTCGAGTTCGGCGACGATCGACGGCACGTCGTACCCGTCGAACGAGACGGGAGCCTCTGGATTGCGGCGGAATACGGCCCAGAGCGCATAGCCGGTGACCATTTCACCCGCGGGTTCCGAGGTGGATTCGATCGTGGAGGGTGCGAGCGGTGCATCGGCTTGGTGCGTCGCCCGATCGGGTGTCGGGAGTGTCATTGTCTTCTTTCCTGCCGCGGGATGCAGGGCGGATCTCGCGGGTGCTGTGCAGATCGATGGTGGTGTGGCTTGGGGCCCGGAGGAAGGGAGGTGTGCGGTTCCCGGAGACGAGTCGAGTGTTCGGTGCCGGTGGGCTTCAGCGCCGAGTGGCGCGGAAGCCGAACCACACTGCGGCGCCCAGCACCGCGACGATACCGGCCGCTGCGGCCACGAGGACGGCAGGATTCTCCTCGCGGAGAGTCTCTACATGGGCCGCGACCCGGCGCGCGGCAAGCTTCGCCTGCTTCGGCACGTTGAGTTTGGTCTCGATCGCGTCGAGTGTCTCCTGCAGGTCTTTTCGGTTCCTGGCGACATCGCTCACGATCTGTGCGTGTGTTCGCGTGTCTGCGGGCTTCTCCGGCGCCGGCGGCTGGTTCTTCGCAAGCCCCGCAGCAGCCGCCTTCGACGCCGCGCCGAGAGGAGCGGTACCCGTGGAGTTGTCACTCATGCTTCTCACCCAATCCCTTGACCGCGTTGATGTCCTTCTTGATGCTGGTGATCGATTCCTCGGGCACCGGAGGTACGCCCTTCTTGATCGAGAGCACCCCGACGAGAATGAGGATGGCTGCAACGACGAACAGTGCGCCAGCCACGATCAGGGCAGCCAGCCAGGCTGGGAGCGCCGTCGCAATGCCGAGCACGGCAGCAGCGACCAGTACGGCAAAGACGAAGAACAGCAGGAACAGGGCAGCGGCGATGAGTCCCGCCCCGACTCCCAGCTTCGTCAGTTTCGCTGTGAGCTCGGCCTTGAAGAGAGTGATCTCGTCTTTGACCAGGGTCGTCAGCAGGCTAGGGAGCGCCGAAACCAGTTCGGCCAGCGACTGCTTGGACTTGGGGTTGGGCACGCTGCGGGTCGGGCCGTGCTGCGCGTCATCGGGGCGATCAGCCATGAGAACTCCTCTGCCCCTAGACGGTGGCTTCAGGTGTCGCGGCGGGGGTCGCCGGGCTGGTACTGCCGGCCTTGACGCTGGCGTCGCTCGCAGTCGGCTTGGTGGTCACGACCGTCGTCGTGGTCTTCTTGACTC contains:
- a CDS encoding phage holin family protein, which translates into the protein MADRPDDAQHGPTRSVPNPKSKQSLAELVSALPSLLTTLVKDEITLFKAELTAKLTKLGVGAGLIAAALFLLFFVFAVLVAAAVLGIATALPAWLAALIVAGALFVVAAILILVGVLSIKKGVPPVPEESITSIKKDINAVKGLGEKHE
- the hemQ gene encoding hydrogen peroxide-dependent heme synthase, with translation MTLPTPDRATHQADAPLAPSTIESTSEPAGEMVTGYALWAVFRRNPEAPVSFDGYDVPSIVAELDDAVLSIESEEVTLRGFYDVSGLRADADIMVWIHGSVPETLQWALRQLRRTALFTGLLPVWNAMGVHRDAEFNKRHMPSFMLGKPPQSWVTVYPFVRSYEWYLLPEAERSQMLRDHGIKGSAFRTTLANTVASFALGDYEWILALEDENLLNLVDMMRDLRQTDARRHVREEVPFFTGRRISTAEIVEVLQ
- a CDS encoding DUF3618 domain-containing protein, whose protein sequence is MSDNSTGTAPLGAASKAAAAGLAKNQPPAPEKPADTRTHAQIVSDVARNRKDLQETLDAIETKLNVPKQAKLAARRVAAHVETLREENPAVLVAAAAGIVAVLGAAVWFGFRATRR